A stretch of the Arcobacter sp. LA11 genome encodes the following:
- a CDS encoding multiheme c-type cytochrome produces the protein MKTIWIEISIIIMFITGILQWDILDIQWEYFALVQAVHIITSIIVSVVLIIPFVNMHTYKYRKNIVAKRRNSGNGMFLGIVLLLVTISGFYLFFIGNRGGDEWGVYSFNIHLYGSFLLVFFLWYHSMFSNANIRRKNKAKEYRLKRQGLVASIAILAFLIPTLSYSSQSSSALYLTKDTKYIYSANLDGGSVSKIDAKTGDKIFEKVLGKDIRRIAFNDDESVYAVTDFMKNRVYFLNSNNEIIKTINTNNRPHGIVYDKQNKYFFVSIYEDNELLIIDDKTFEVLNTIKTDKTPRGLALTDDGRLLVSHAMIGMVSIYDSRSLARLKTITLHSTHNDDEFVSQGKPRLLDDIEIKPNGKEAWLPHVLWNFDHKFQFQSTIFPTVSIISLEKGLEKELAQKRKHLFKSINVQDNNNRTMIVSNPWDLAFSKDGAKAFVTLAGSEDVMVLNIGRSTGNAKKKRHRKRGNRSGKGAKVTQILRAYPNETNPQALITHPTNNNIYVQNAASLDMTLLDSGGSHPFARVTVQKDSFSKVVENDPLSKKLRLGKTLFNNANTNTHKDIPMAGDFWMSCNSCHFEGFNFTNGFLFADTKLDKKEDASIGHDNVDKGYISKTPLADYVRIARDTQGGMGADEKAELTPADPEKMSKKLKENMDALHDYVTAKENLRYLSSWIKLEDEVEKYHVEDWTNSAKCKSCHSEIFNQWADSNHKNLVGTNPYYLVVENIAAQTEGEEFRKWCMSCHNPSAITTGLVDKTTPTMDKFFESGAKTLIEELKVHGNTKLEEGVSCVACHRITKIEDAGGNAAYTLNLTERQKYTFEDTNNEAAQWLSEKFINSKPEAHIKSYMKPVYKDSVYCASCHDEFTPGSGSKIVSTFKEWENSPFNNPSDPTKHKSCIDCHMTYLKDDQLSPLRGRSTDGGKIKDDVKVHYFAGSNHFLSGLKSSEHEDQTLQLLRTSAQLDVNIDGTKIDVGVKNVGAGHHLPTGVADFRELWLDITVKDRTGKVVFESGKLKEDGNLGEDARPFMKVFGDKDGKPVGLLFWRYEKLLSDTRIKAGERRVESYEIKIDEGEELLYPLTAIVKLNFRIYPQWVTSAVQKAYPQLPNPPVVELEKIIQEFN, from the coding sequence TTGAAAACTATCTGGATTGAAATCTCAATTATTATTATGTTTATTACAGGAATTCTACAATGGGATATTTTAGATATTCAGTGGGAATATTTTGCCCTTGTACAAGCAGTTCATATTATTACTTCTATTATTGTTTCTGTTGTTTTGATTATTCCATTTGTTAATATGCATACTTATAAATATAGAAAAAATATTGTTGCAAAAAGAAGAAATAGTGGAAATGGAATGTTTCTAGGTATTGTATTATTATTAGTTACTATTAGTGGTTTTTATCTTTTCTTTATAGGAAATAGAGGTGGAGATGAGTGGGGTGTTTACTCTTTTAATATACATTTATATGGTTCTTTTTTACTAGTTTTCTTTTTATGGTATCACTCAATGTTTTCAAATGCAAATATTAGAAGAAAAAATAAAGCTAAAGAATATAGACTAAAAAGACAAGGTTTAGTTGCTAGTATTGCAATTTTGGCATTTCTTATTCCTACACTTTCATATTCTAGTCAAAGTAGTTCAGCCTTATATTTAACAAAAGATACAAAATATATTTATAGTGCAAACTTAGATGGGGGAAGTGTTAGTAAAATTGATGCAAAAACTGGTGATAAAATATTTGAAAAAGTATTAGGAAAAGATATAAGAAGAATTGCATTTAATGATGATGAATCTGTATATGCTGTTACAGATTTTATGAAAAATAGAGTTTATTTTTTAAATTCGAATAATGAAATCATTAAAACAATCAACACTAATAATAGACCTCATGGAATAGTTTATGATAAACAAAATAAATACTTTTTTGTATCTATTTATGAAGATAATGAGCTTCTAATAATAGATGATAAAACATTTGAAGTTTTAAATACAATCAAAACAGATAAAACTCCTAGAGGATTAGCTTTAACAGATGATGGAAGATTACTTGTCTCTCATGCTATGATTGGTATGGTTTCTATATATGATAGTAGAAGTTTAGCTAGACTTAAAACAATTACTTTGCACTCAACACATAATGATGACGAATTTGTATCACAAGGAAAACCAAGACTTTTAGATGATATTGAAATTAAACCAAATGGAAAAGAAGCTTGGCTTCCCCATGTGTTATGGAATTTTGACCACAAGTTTCAATTTCAATCAACTATCTTCCCTACGGTTTCTATTATATCATTAGAAAAAGGCTTAGAAAAAGAATTAGCACAAAAAAGAAAACATCTATTTAAATCTATAAATGTTCAAGATAATAATAACCGAACAATGATTGTATCAAATCCTTGGGATTTAGCTTTTTCTAAAGATGGTGCAAAGGCATTTGTTACTCTTGCTGGAAGCGAAGATGTTATGGTTTTAAATATTGGAAGAAGTACTGGAAATGCTAAGAAAAAAAGACATAGAAAAAGAGGAAATAGAAGTGGAAAAGGTGCAAAAGTAACTCAAATATTAAGAGCTTATCCAAATGAAACTAATCCTCAAGCACTTATAACTCATCCTACTAATAACAACATCTATGTACAAAATGCAGCAAGTTTAGATATGACTTTACTTGATAGTGGAGGCAGTCATCCTTTTGCAAGAGTTACTGTACAAAAAGATTCTTTTTCTAAAGTTGTAGAAAATGATCCTCTATCAAAAAAGTTAAGACTTGGGAAAACTTTGTTTAATAATGCTAATACAAATACACATAAAGATATACCAATGGCAGGTGATTTTTGGATGAGCTGTAATTCATGTCATTTTGAAGGTTTTAACTTTACAAATGGCTTTTTATTTGCAGATACAAAACTTGATAAAAAAGAAGATGCAAGTATAGGACATGATAATGTTGATAAAGGATATATATCAAAAACACCACTTGCAGATTATGTAAGAATTGCAAGAGATACTCAAGGAGGGATGGGAGCTGATGAAAAAGCAGAATTAACTCCTGCTGATCCTGAAAAAATGAGTAAAAAATTAAAAGAAAATATGGATGCATTACATGATTATGTAACTGCAAAGGAGAATTTACGATATTTATCTTCTTGGATTAAACTTGAAGATGAGGTGGAAAAATACCATGTAGAAGATTGGACAAACTCTGCAAAATGTAAATCATGTCATAGCGAAATATTTAATCAATGGGCAGATTCTAATCATAAGAATTTAGTAGGTACAAATCCTTATTATCTTGTAGTTGAAAATATAGCTGCACAAACTGAAGGAGAAGAATTTAGAAAATGGTGTATGAGTTGTCATAATCCAAGTGCTATTACTACTGGGTTAGTAGATAAAACTACACCTACTATGGATAAGTTTTTTGAAAGTGGAGCTAAAACTTTAATTGAAGAATTAAAAGTTCATGGAAATACAAAATTAGAAGAGGGTGTTTCTTGTGTTGCTTGTCATCGAATTACTAAAATTGAAGATGCAGGTGGAAACGCAGCTTATACTTTAAATCTAACAGAACGTCAGAAATATACCTTTGAAGATACCAATAATGAAGCTGCTCAATGGTTGAGTGAAAAATTTATTAATTCAAAACCTGAGGCACATATTAAAAGCTATATGAAACCAGTATACAAAGATAGTGTATATTGTGCTTCTTGTCATGATGAATTTACTCCTGGAAGTGGTAGTAAAATCGTATCAACATTTAAAGAATGGGAAAACTCACCTTTTAATAATCCAAGTGATCCTACAAAACATAAGTCTTGTATAGATTGTCATATGACTTATTTAAAAGATGATCAATTATCACCTTTAAGGGGTCGTTCTACTGATGGTGGAAAAATAAAAGATGATGTAAAGGTGCATTATTTTGCAGGTTCAAATCACTTCTTATCTGGACTTAAAAGTAGTGAACATGAAGACCAAACCTTACAGCTTCTTAGAACATCAGCCCAGCTTGACGTAAATATTGATGGAACAAAAATTGATGTCGGAGTGAAAAATGTCGGTGCAGGGCATCATCTTCCAACAGGAGTTGCTGACTTTAGAGAGTTATGGTTAGATATTACAGTTAAAGATAGAACTGGAAAAGTTGTATTTGAATCAGGTAAATTAAAAGAAGATGGTAACTTAGGTGAAGATGCAAGACCATTTATGAAAGTATTTGGAGATAAAGATGGAAAGCCTGTAGGATTACTTTTTTGGAGATATGAAAAACTATTAAGTGATACGAGAATAAAAGCAGGAGAAAGAAGAGTTGAATCTTATGAGATAAAAATAGATGAAGGCGAAGAACTTTTATATCCTTTAACTGCTATTGTAAAACTAAACTTTAGAATTTATCCTCAATGGGTAACAAGCGCTGTTCAAAAAGCTTATCCTCAACTTCCAAATCCTCCTGTAGTTGAATTAGAAAAAATTATTCAAGAATTTAATTAG
- a CDS encoding PepSY domain-containing protein has protein sequence MLKKLNLKYLIKAHTQLGLFAIFFFFISAFFGTITLFLPQIHTWENPSRYFAHEKEYSYKLDELIKRTIKEEGFNTNFIEIKLPSYRDNVIAINDPTSRTKYINPYTLKMLDTTSDKSFLSKFFNELHIGRNIPKIGQLLMGIASILIIFLTVSGVVLYFNKHKQNNTNFNFKWHKNISLILLPYIIVFSLTGSVLGFMLSSASPFAYTATKAETTNMRSLVGPIIFPKDKIPKKNISFEKFQDIDKLIEKAKTIIPNLEVKTIKLLQWNDKNAQIKIEGYLKTNRILTGNVNKLYVLLNPISGELIEKKDLNNSHLGNKSLSAFYFFHFIPDETLFVRLIYLVLSIAFLLSLAFGFLIWSEKKASKYQNNWDYFNFTGRFAIAIMFGVIPASALMLVLYWALPPELFQRIIWIKGIFYSFWAFTLLLSIYYDDVLDILKTLALFTAIFLFSTIIAHIMVAKTYIAKLVREDSMHTVLYFDLVLFILSILFFIFYKYSHKIKFFTKYSRRYYD, from the coding sequence ATGTTAAAAAAATTAAATTTAAAATACTTAATCAAGGCACATACCCAATTAGGATTGTTTGCTATTTTCTTTTTTTTTATATCCGCTTTTTTTGGTACTATAACCCTCTTTCTACCTCAAATACATACTTGGGAAAACCCTTCGCGTTATTTTGCACACGAAAAAGAGTATTCATATAAACTTGATGAGCTTATAAAAAGAACTATTAAAGAAGAAGGTTTTAATACAAATTTTATAGAAATAAAATTACCCTCATATAGAGATAATGTAATTGCAATAAATGATCCAACATCTAGAACAAAATATATAAATCCATATACTCTTAAAATGCTTGATACAACATCAGATAAATCATTTTTAAGTAAATTTTTTAATGAATTGCATATAGGAAGAAATATTCCAAAAATTGGGCAACTACTGATGGGAATAGCTTCAATATTAATTATTTTTCTAACTGTTAGTGGAGTGGTTTTATATTTTAATAAACATAAACAAAATAATACAAACTTCAATTTCAAATGGCATAAAAATATCTCTTTAATTTTATTACCTTACATCATCGTATTTTCATTGACAGGTTCAGTACTAGGATTTATGCTATCATCGGCATCTCCTTTTGCATACACTGCAACAAAAGCAGAAACTACAAATATGAGATCTCTTGTAGGTCCAATAATTTTCCCAAAAGATAAAATACCAAAAAAGAATATAAGTTTTGAAAAATTCCAAGATATTGATAAACTTATAGAAAAAGCAAAAACTATTATTCCAAACCTTGAAGTAAAAACTATAAAACTTCTTCAATGGAATGATAAAAATGCACAAATAAAAATTGAAGGATATCTAAAAACAAACAGAATACTAACAGGAAATGTAAATAAACTTTATGTTTTACTAAATCCTATTTCAGGGGAATTAATAGAAAAAAAAGATTTAAATAACTCTCACCTTGGAAATAAGTCTTTATCTGCATTTTACTTTTTCCACTTTATACCAGATGAAACACTTTTTGTTAGATTAATATACTTAGTTTTATCTATTGCTTTTCTTCTTTCACTAGCCTTTGGTTTCTTAATTTGGAGTGAAAAAAAAGCATCAAAATATCAAAACAATTGGGATTATTTTAATTTTACAGGAAGATTTGCAATTGCAATTATGTTTGGAGTCATTCCAGCATCAGCTTTAATGTTAGTTCTATATTGGGCTTTACCTCCTGAATTATTTCAAAGAATCATATGGATAAAAGGAATTTTTTATTCTTTTTGGGCATTTACTCTTTTACTTAGTATTTATTATGACGATGTTTTAGATATATTAAAAACACTTGCTTTATTTACTGCAATTTTTCTTTTTTCAACAATAATTGCACATATTATGGTCGCTAAAACATATATTGCAAAATTAGTTAGGGAAGATTCTATGCATACAGTATTATATTTTGATTTGGTTCTATTTATTCTAAGTATACTTTTTTTCATATTTTATAAGTACTCTCATAAAATAAAATTCTTTACAAAATACTCTAGGAGATATTATGATTAA
- a CDS encoding LemA family protein, with the protein MLLTLIIIAILVIILILMYNSLINNKNQVVNLFASVDTQLKKRYDLIPNLVQSVSKYMEHEKTLIENVTNLRTKATKPNISDAEKIDLDNKITSALGSLMIAVEAYPDLKASENIIHLQASLNEVEEQISASRRAYNQAVTDYNNIIEMIPTNFMAKAMNYQRKDVFKINEKERKNINIEKLFNK; encoded by the coding sequence ATGTTATTAACATTAATCATTATTGCTATTTTAGTCATTATACTAATTCTAATGTATAATTCTCTTATAAATAATAAAAACCAAGTTGTAAATTTATTTGCTTCTGTTGATACCCAACTTAAAAAACGTTATGACCTAATACCAAATTTAGTTCAGAGTGTTTCAAAATATATGGAACATGAAAAAACTCTTATTGAAAATGTTACAAACTTACGTACAAAAGCAACAAAGCCTAATATTTCAGATGCTGAAAAAATAGATTTAGATAATAAAATCACTTCTGCATTAGGTTCGTTAATGATTGCAGTTGAGGCATATCCAGATTTAAAGGCAAGTGAAAACATAATACATCTTCAAGCCTCTTTAAATGAAGTTGAAGAACAAATTTCTGCATCAAGACGTGCATATAACCAAGCAGTTACTGATTACAATAATATAATTGAAATGATTCCAACAAACTTTATGGCAAAAGCAATGAATTATCAAAGAAAAGATGTATTTAAAATTAATGAGAAAGAAAGAAAAAATATTAATATAGAAAAACTATTTAATAAATAA
- a CDS encoding FTR1 family protein, with amino-acid sequence MLASFLITFREGLEAFLIVGIILSYLGKLQAKKYNKYIYLGVVFGLIVSLFIAYIFQVIIYGMDNELYQHYLMIFILLFATVVLSYMVVWMANQSKQIKGEIEENLKSLVTRGNILGMVFLAFLAVLREGFETVLFFSSLTLTEGFTMQEGLIGAVIGLITSLILVYALMKGAKNIPLKSFFKYTGLLILIIAGGLFGSAISMMQASELIPTFIPVVYDISFILDDRGLFGTFLRALFGYNSSPTLLHLISWSLYMFTAIFLWKRTYAYEKI; translated from the coding sequence ATGTTAGCAAGTTTTTTAATTACATTTAGAGAAGGTTTAGAAGCTTTTCTAATAGTAGGTATTATTCTCTCATATTTAGGTAAACTTCAAGCAAAAAAATATAACAAATATATCTATTTAGGTGTTGTCTTTGGTTTAATAGTATCTCTTTTTATCGCATATATATTTCAAGTAATTATTTATGGTATGGATAATGAACTCTACCAGCATTATTTGATGATTTTTATTTTACTTTTTGCAACGGTTGTTTTATCTTATATGGTTGTATGGATGGCAAATCAATCAAAACAAATAAAAGGTGAAATTGAAGAAAATTTAAAAAGTCTTGTGACAAGAGGTAATATTCTAGGCATGGTTTTTTTAGCGTTTCTAGCAGTTTTAAGAGAAGGGTTTGAGACAGTATTATTCTTCTCTTCATTGACTTTAACAGAAGGCTTTACAATGCAAGAAGGTTTGATTGGAGCTGTTATAGGCTTAATTACTTCACTTATTTTAGTCTATGCACTTATGAAAGGTGCAAAAAATATTCCTTTAAAATCATTTTTTAAATATACAGGACTTTTAATTTTAATTATTGCAGGTGGACTTTTCGGAAGTGCTATATCTATGATGCAAGCAAGCGAACTAATACCTACCTTTATCCCTGTAGTTTATGATATATCGTTTATTTTGGATGATAGAGGTTTATTTGGAACATTCTTAAGAGCGTTATTTGGATATAACTCTTCTCCTACATTATTACATCTAATTTCTTGGTCATTATACATGTTTACAGCAATTTTCTTATGGAAGAGAACTTACGCTTATGAAAAAATCTGA
- a CDS encoding FAD-dependent oxidoreductase, protein MKKSDILIIGGGVAGLMAGIELAKNGKKVIILEKENMVGGQCKTEILQSGDETYRFDYGGHRFITNNEVLLSFVEEVLGDDLLIAKRSSVILHQNRIYEYPLNLKTLFKVAPIKLLVGAFFDTLKILFKLVKPDDTNFKSWISSRFGRTLYKNFFGPYTQKLWGVKPEKLSADWAGQRISLIDLKDVIKKLFFKNKKTARTYAINYRYPKYGFGGLPKKMAEKFESLGGEIILNEAVEKFIYANNKIQLVHTLNSTYEAKEIISTMPLNEMSKKLGFESGLKFRSLRFLCIGLDIEDFSPHTWQYVSDYDLLPTRIQEPKRRSSSMSPEGKSSIMLEIPCNKNDEIWNMDEDELLELVKKDLKRLKFEIEDKIVDYFSFSTEHAYTLMDIDYNEKRDKTIKYLNNFQNLIMAGRQGTFRYIFLDTAMETGLMAAQKILNNKSHTKEKIYNHRNEKTVIETKSVA, encoded by the coding sequence ATGAAAAAATCTGATATTTTAATCATTGGTGGAGGGGTTGCTGGTCTTATGGCTGGTATCGAGCTTGCTAAAAATGGTAAAAAAGTTATAATTCTTGAAAAAGAAAATATGGTTGGAGGACAATGTAAAACAGAAATCCTACAATCTGGAGATGAAACATATAGATTTGATTATGGAGGACATAGGTTTATTACAAATAATGAAGTTCTACTTTCTTTTGTGGAAGAGGTTCTTGGAGATGATTTATTAATTGCAAAAAGAAGTTCAGTAATTCTTCATCAAAATAGAATATATGAATATCCTCTAAATTTGAAAACCCTTTTTAAAGTAGCTCCTATAAAGCTGTTAGTTGGCGCTTTTTTTGATACATTAAAGATTTTATTTAAATTAGTAAAACCTGATGATACTAATTTTAAATCTTGGATTAGTTCTCGTTTTGGAAGAACATTATATAAGAATTTTTTTGGACCATATACGCAAAAACTATGGGGAGTAAAGCCCGAAAAATTAAGCGCAGATTGGGCAGGGCAAAGAATTTCTTTGATTGATTTAAAAGATGTAATAAAAAAACTATTTTTTAAAAATAAAAAAACTGCTCGTACTTATGCTATTAATTATAGATATCCAAAATATGGATTTGGTGGACTTCCTAAAAAAATGGCAGAAAAGTTTGAATCTTTAGGTGGAGAAATTATTTTAAATGAAGCAGTAGAAAAATTTATTTATGCAAATAATAAAATTCAATTAGTACATACTTTAAATAGTACTTACGAAGCAAAAGAAATCATATCAACAATGCCTTTAAATGAGATGTCTAAAAAACTTGGTTTTGAAAGTGGTTTAAAATTTAGAAGCTTAAGATTTTTATGTATAGGTTTAGATATAGAAGACTTTTCACCACATACTTGGCAATATGTAAGTGATTATGATTTGTTACCAACAAGAATTCAAGAACCCAAAAGAAGATCTAGTTCAATGTCTCCTGAAGGAAAAAGTTCTATTATGTTGGAAATTCCATGTAATAAGAATGATGAAATTTGGAATATGGATGAAGATGAACTTTTAGAATTAGTAAAAAAAGATTTAAAAAGATTGAAGTTTGAAATTGAAGATAAAATAGTTGACTATTTTTCTTTTTCAACAGAACATGCTTATACTCTTATGGATATAGATTATAATGAAAAAAGAGATAAAACGATTAAATATTTAAACAACTTTCAAAATCTTATAATGGCAGGGCGTCAAGGGACATTTAGATATATTTTTCTAGATACTGCTATGGAAACAGGGCTTATGGCTGCACAAAAAATCTTAAATAATAAAAGTCATACGAAAGAAAAGATTTATAATCATAGAAATGAAAAAACAGTTATCGAAACAAAAAGTGTCGCATAA
- a CDS encoding glycosyltransferase family 39 protein yields the protein MNNYKITIGIMTFLYALFIFSFPPSYYNDDALFLARGIDNFSIIDFSPHFPGYPFVIIAGKFINIFISDSKYSLFILTSLSAILLPFIIFLYVKKLSDEKVALIAFFLSLSSPYLVNLSLSMLSDSVGLFFLFLGLYLLEVNKSKTSGIVFSIALFSRPSYLIFYVVGLIYLFIVKKSNLKQLLIWFFITTLIFVFYIFFTNGILYIYEAERFILGHFNLWGTGQNSQLSWYENIFSFANIPFIVLFYSFFKYQKSFTFLYVLFIFYLSWILLAQNPDNLRHLIPLVFITIIFISQSIKNSYSLVVLILFFNLYNIVIYDEEISPIEQIINKIDEKNRLIISNRSIEILREKYNNRVVDHYYINNANYLKQNNKIYLITTEIPLNTNKNIFQGRFIGEKTFYLSKN from the coding sequence ATGAATAATTATAAAATAACTATAGGTATAATGACTTTTCTTTATGCCTTATTTATTTTTTCATTCCCTCCCTCATACTATAATGATGATGCTTTATTTCTAGCAAGAGGAATTGATAATTTTAGCATTATTGATTTCTCTCCCCATTTCCCTGGATATCCTTTTGTTATAATAGCTGGCAAATTTATAAATATATTTATATCTGATAGTAAATACTCTTTATTTATCCTTACTTCATTATCTGCTATTTTATTACCTTTTATTATATTTTTATATGTGAAAAAGTTAAGTGATGAGAAAGTAGCTTTAATAGCTTTTTTTCTTTCTTTATCAAGTCCGTATTTAGTAAATCTTTCATTATCTATGTTAAGTGATAGTGTTGGGTTGTTTTTTTTATTTTTAGGTTTATATTTACTTGAAGTAAATAAAAGCAAAACTAGTGGAATAGTATTTTCAATAGCTCTATTTTCAAGGCCGTCTTATTTAATCTTTTATGTAGTTGGTTTAATCTATCTTTTTATTGTGAAAAAAAGTAATTTGAAACAGTTACTTATTTGGTTTTTTATAACTACTTTAATTTTTGTATTTTATATATTTTTCACAAATGGAATATTATATATTTATGAAGCAGAACGTTTTATTTTAGGGCATTTTAACTTATGGGGAACGGGACAAAATAGTCAACTTTCTTGGTATGAAAACATTTTTTCATTTGCAAATATTCCTTTTATAGTTCTTTTTTACTCTTTTTTTAAATATCAAAAAAGCTTTACATTTTTGTATGTTCTTTTTATTTTTTATTTATCATGGATACTTTTAGCACAAAACCCAGATAATCTGCGTCATTTGATACCTTTAGTTTTTATCACAATAATTTTTATTTCTCAAAGTATAAAAAATAGTTATTCTTTAGTAGTTTTAATTCTATTTTTTAATTTATATAATATTGTAATTTATGATGAAGAAATATCTCCAATTGAACAAATAATTAATAAAATAGATGAAAAAAATAGGTTAATTATTAGCAATAGAAGTATTGAAATATTAAGAGAAAAGTATAATAATCGAGTAGTTGATCATTATTATATTAACAATGCAAACTACCTAAAACAAAACAATAAGATATATTTGATAACTACAGAAATACCTTTAAATACTAACAAAAATATCTTTCAGGGACGTTTTATTGGAGAAAAGACTTTTTATTTATCTAAAAATTAG
- a CDS encoding DUF3137 domain-containing protein, whose product MKTTEELNTFYKNKLYFTLKRFEKQRKDLKIKVIFLFVIIIWNTATIYFFFFFKEDNNFDVLKLFLVFILIVCSFLYNYLTRDYKTEFKHKLIKPLIKELDSNLKYSPASSISKETFNRSLLFPKPDRYDGNDLISGLINSTKIYFSDVHAVRESSDNSYTIFQGIFIVADFYKNFYGNTIILPDHAQKKYGNLLGSWFQSKNLNRDELIKMDNLEFEKEFVVYSTDQVEARYILSHSLMEKILNYKRKSKKELFISFINNHLHIGIHYGKDLFEPVVFSSLLDNKLINEYTTSLHLAVSIVEELKLNQKLWSKK is encoded by the coding sequence ATGAAAACTACGGAAGAATTAAACACTTTTTATAAGAATAAACTTTATTTTACTTTAAAAAGGTTTGAGAAACAAAGAAAAGATCTAAAAATAAAAGTAATATTTCTCTTTGTCATCATTATTTGGAATACGGCAACAATTTATTTCTTTTTCTTTTTTAAAGAAGATAATAATTTTGATGTTTTAAAATTATTTTTAGTTTTTATACTTATAGTATGCTCATTTTTATATAATTACCTAACACGAGATTACAAAACAGAATTTAAACATAAATTAATTAAACCACTTATAAAAGAATTAGATTCAAATTTAAAATACTCACCAGCCTCTAGTATTTCAAAAGAGACATTCAATCGTTCATTATTATTTCCTAAGCCAGATAGATATGATGGAAACGATTTAATCTCAGGACTTATAAATTCTACAAAGATATATTTCTCTGATGTTCATGCAGTTAGAGAAAGTAGCGATAATAGCTATACAATATTTCAAGGCATATTTATAGTTGCTGATTTTTATAAAAATTTTTATGGTAATACTATTATATTACCTGATCATGCGCAAAAGAAATATGGAAATCTTCTAGGTTCATGGTTTCAGTCTAAAAATTTAAATAGAGATGAGCTTATTAAAATGGATAATCTTGAATTTGAAAAAGAATTTGTTGTTTACTCTACTGATCAAGTAGAAGCAAGATATATTCTTTCTCATTCACTCATGGAAAAAATTTTAAACTATAAAAGAAAATCAAAAAAAGAACTTTTTATATCTTTTATTAATAATCATTTACATATAGGGATTCATTACGGAAAAGATTTATTTGAACCTGTAGTATTTAGTTCTCTTTTAGATAACAAACTTATTAATGAATATACAACATCTTTACACTTAGCAGTAAGTATTGTTGAAGAATTAAAATTAAATCAAAAACTTTGGTCTAAAAAATAA